The following proteins are co-located in the Brachybacterium sacelli genome:
- a CDS encoding carbohydrate ABC transporter permease, which translates to MSAAAALPTPSPAAPSPGRPRRRDLRQNWLGYVFLSPAALLFVLFIGGPFLVAIALSLYSWDLLTPPEFVGLENFTTLLQDPVLIQAFANTFLFAFASVLTHVVGALLLALAVNALASRVVSYLVRTAVFFPFIISWAAVALLWQYMLDPGFGVITHYIDRIGLTPPDWFLDPAWALPAIIGIDFWHTLGFTFIIMLAGLQTVPKQLIEAAQTDGAGRRQVFWHVTVPMMSPTLFFAMVVTFIGAFQIFDPIQIITGGGPDDATLTLVMYLYEQGFQSFRIGYASAVAFLVFVVIMAVTLLQFWGARKWVHQQ; encoded by the coding sequence GTGAGCGCCGCGGCCGCACTGCCCACGCCGAGCCCCGCGGCCCCGTCGCCGGGGCGGCCGCGACGCCGCGACCTGCGTCAGAACTGGCTGGGGTACGTCTTCCTCAGCCCGGCGGCGCTGCTGTTCGTGCTGTTCATCGGTGGCCCGTTCCTGGTCGCGATCGCGCTCAGCCTGTACTCCTGGGACCTGCTGACCCCGCCGGAGTTCGTGGGGCTGGAGAATTTCACGACGCTGCTGCAGGACCCGGTGCTGATCCAGGCCTTCGCCAACACCTTCCTGTTCGCGTTCGCCTCGGTGCTCACCCATGTCGTCGGCGCGCTGCTGCTGGCCCTGGCCGTCAACGCGCTCGCGAGCCGCGTCGTCTCCTACCTGGTGCGCACCGCCGTATTCTTCCCCTTCATCATCTCCTGGGCTGCGGTGGCGCTGCTGTGGCAGTACATGCTCGATCCCGGCTTCGGGGTGATCACCCACTACATCGACCGGATCGGCCTCACCCCGCCGGACTGGTTCCTCGACCCCGCCTGGGCACTGCCGGCGATCATCGGGATCGACTTCTGGCACACCCTGGGGTTCACGTTCATCATCATGCTGGCCGGCCTGCAGACCGTTCCGAAGCAGCTGATCGAGGCGGCGCAGACCGACGGGGCGGGCCGGCGCCAGGTGTTCTGGCACGTCACCGTGCCGATGATGTCCCCCACCCTGTTCTTCGCCATGGTGGTCACCTTCATCGGGGCGTTCCAGATCTTCGACCCGATCCAGATCATCACCGGCGGCGGCCCCGACGACGCAACGCTGACGCTGGTGATGTACCTGTACGAGCAGGGATTCCAGTCCTTCCGGATCGGCTACGCCTCCGCCGTGGCGTTCCTCGTGTTCGTGGTGATCATGGCGGTGACGCTGCTGCAGTTCTGGGGCGCCAGGAAGTGGGTGCATCAGCAGTGA
- a CDS encoding carbohydrate ABC transporter permease, with product MSTTNPGTTTTTRTDTTPPPAGAPSTRRRGPRPGRIALNLALLVFAAIMAAPLVWLISTSLTDPAEAFRIPPNWLPIGTTTENFRAVGELIPVGQMALNSVMVAVITTGGSLIVSVLAAYAFSRFEFRGRSSAFLIMLSAMMVPAQLLIIPVFILMRTLGLVDTLVALWLPGLIHVFSIFFLRQYFNSIPRDLDEAAILDGAGHLWILFRMLVPLSGPALSALAILVFEASWNNYFAPLIFLSTPENMTLPLGLVALQDAQAGAAPATVFAAITMIVLPVLIVFLIFQRQFVASIATAGVRG from the coding sequence GTGAGCACGACGAACCCGGGGACCACGACGACGACGCGGACGGACACGACGCCTCCCCCCGCGGGTGCGCCCTCGACCCGGCGCCGCGGGCCGCGGCCCGGCAGGATCGCGCTGAACCTCGCGCTGCTGGTCTTCGCCGCGATCATGGCGGCACCCCTGGTGTGGCTGATCTCCACCAGTCTCACCGACCCGGCCGAGGCGTTCCGAATCCCGCCGAACTGGCTGCCGATCGGCACCACCACGGAGAACTTCCGCGCGGTGGGCGAGCTGATCCCGGTCGGGCAGATGGCCCTGAACAGCGTGATGGTCGCCGTGATCACCACCGGCGGCTCGCTGATCGTCAGCGTGCTGGCGGCCTACGCCTTCTCCCGCTTCGAGTTCCGCGGCCGCTCCAGCGCGTTCCTCATCATGCTCAGCGCGATGATGGTGCCCGCGCAGCTGCTGATCATCCCGGTGTTCATCCTGATGCGCACCCTGGGACTGGTGGACACCCTGGTCGCACTGTGGCTGCCCGGACTGATCCACGTGTTCTCGATCTTCTTCCTGCGCCAGTACTTCAACTCCATCCCCCGCGACCTCGACGAGGCGGCGATCCTCGACGGCGCCGGGCACCTGTGGATCCTGTTCCGGATGCTGGTGCCGCTGTCCGGCCCGGCACTGTCGGCGCTGGCGATCCTGGTGTTCGAAGCCTCCTGGAACAACTACTTCGCCCCGCTGATCTTCCTCAGCACGCCGGAGAACATGACGCTGCCCCTGGGCCTGGTGGCGCTGCAGGATGCCCAGGCGGGAGCGGCCCCGGCGACGGTGTTCGCCGCGATCACCATGATCGTACTGCCGGTGCTGATCGTGTTCCTGATCTTCCAGCGGCAGTTCGTGGCCAGCATCGCCACCGCCGGGGTGCGGGGCTGA